From a single Aspergillus puulaauensis MK2 DNA, chromosome 2, nearly complete sequence genomic region:
- a CDS encoding putative RNA interference and gene silencing protein (Qde2) (COG:J;~EggNog:ENOG410PISF;~InterPro:IPR012337,IPR032474,IPR036397,IPR032472, IPR014811,IPR036085,IPR003100,IPR003165;~PFAM:PF02171,PF16486,PF08699,PF16488;~go_function: GO:0003676 - nucleic acid binding [Evidence IEA];~go_function: GO:0005515 - protein binding [Evidence IEA]) codes for MSSGGGPPQRGGRRGKGNDRGKGPSENRGRGGRGRGGSDRGADRGGGRGRGRGSSHDLPYRPAPGDSGRGGFRGRGGRGGRGGGRGGGHFDQGPPSFTPAGGVPSPSSKITQTEDALAAALTKRKSSIGYPERPGYGTHGREVQLFANYFELKSVGKSLYRYSINIDAGSARDPGAKKAKRIICLLLEEHFPQVRSSIVTDYRSTMISYLEILNQQQDPVTFDIIYRGEHEDEPPKKVEKYRVTLNFTGQVEPTALLDYLTSSNAAQMFEEKAGILQALNIAAGHYPKSSTSIASHGANKHYAIQDGAAENFNLGAGLEALRGYFVSVRAATARILVNVQVKYVACYEDGPLSHVIRQFQLEGKKDTYSLKKFLYHLRVRVTHIERRNKKGIVIPRMKNIINLATPQDGLALPNPPRVKRLGAGPKDVQFFLDAPGQSSQQTSSKSKKGKKPAGPEPSGLYITVADFFQKNYNIQVDHNMPVVNVGSIAKPLYLPVEVCEVEAGQPATAKLSPNQTREMLKFAVRSPAQNASSIVTKGLETLGLGEPVNATLAGFGIQTNPSLITVPGRVLPPPSVHYRDSKSSKDKRINTIGGSWNMKSIKFSTTSNLLNWTWVNITQGHRPNFADQGELNRCLDRFTAKLKEVGVGANPPLPGTEVTLKRETYERDINNAIGDLMNKRQPKLILTILPFNDTEIYNCVKQACDIRHGVRNVNVLADRFKGCSEQYFANVGLKFNLKLGGVNQVVKPNQLGIIGEGKTMLLGIDVTHPSPGSAKGAPSVAAMVASVDSSLGQWPAEIRIQNEARNEMVDALDSMLKEHLRRWANSHKKAYPENIIVYRDGVSEGQYDLVTSKELPLLKSACRAVYPADLTAKGLPRFSIIIVGKRHHTRFYPTRQEDADRSNNPIHGTVVDRGVTEARNWDFFLQAHTALKGTARPAHYYTVWDEIFLNLKPTLPAQNTADILEAMTHHMCYLFGRATKAVSICPPAYYADLVCTRARCYLSRAFEPETPSGSVVGSEDPGVTVESSEVLIHPNVKDTMFYI; via the exons ATGTCGAGCGGCGGAGGCCCACCCCAGCGGGGCGGCCGCCGCGGAAAAGGTAACGACCGTGGTAAAGGACCAAGTGAAAACAGAGGCCGCGGTGGGAGAGGACGCGGAGGCTCTGATCGTGGCGCAGACCGTGgaggtggccgtggccgagGTCGTGGCTCTTCCCACGATCTACCATATCGTCCGGCGCCAGGCGACTCTGGCAGAGGCGGCTTCAGAGGTCGCGGTGGTcgcggtggccgtggtggtggtcgaggaggtggACACTTCGATCAAGGTCCCCCTAGCTTCAC CCCTGCCGGAGGCGTCCCATCACCGAGCAGCAAGATCACACAGACAGAAGATGCCCTGGCAGCAGCCCTCACAAAGAGGAAATCATCGATTGGATATCCCGAGCGTCCCGGTTATGGTACGCATGGACGAGAAGTCCAGCTCTTTGCCAACTACTTCGAACTAAAGTCTGTTGGCAAAAGCCTGTACCGTTACAGTATCAATATCGATGCTGGATCAGCCCGCGACCCCGGGGCtaaaaaagcaaaacggATTATCTGTCTGTTGCTTGAGGAGCACTTTCCGCAGGTCCGCTCCAGTATTGTAACCGACTATAGGTCAACTATGATTTCATATCTGGAGATCTTGAATCAACAACAAGACCCAGTTACGTTCGATATCATCTACCGGGGCGAGCATGAGGATGAGCCGCCGAAGAAGGTAGAAAAATATCGTGTTACCCTCAATTTCACCGGTCAGGTTGAACCTACAGCACTTCTCGACTACCTGACTTCCTCCAATGCAGCTCAGATGTTCGAAGAAAAGGCCGGCATCCTGCAGGCACTGAATATCGCGGCCGGCCATTACCCCAAGTCCTCTACGTCCATTGCTTCCCATGGTGCCAACAAGCACTACGCAATCCAGGATGGCGCGGCGGAGAACTTCAATTTGGGTGCCGGGCTCGAAGCTCTTCGGGGTTATTTTGTGAGCGTTCGTGCTGCGACGGCACGTATACTAGTAAATGTTCAGGTCAAGTACGTCGCTTGCTACGAAGATGGGCCCCTAAGCCATGTTATCCGCCAGTTCCAACTCGAAGGCAAGAAGGACACCTACAGCTTGAAAAAGTTTCTCTACCATCTCAGAGTCCGCGTAACCCACATcgagagaagaaacaaaaaaggaATAGTTATTCCAAGGATGAAAAACATTATCAATTTGGCAACTCCCCAGGATGGACTCGCACTTCCGAACCCGCCAAGGGTCAAAAGGCTTGGTGCAGGTCCGAAAGACGTCCAGTTCTTTTTGGATGCTCCAGGTCAATCGAGTCAGCAAACCAGCTCTAAGAGtaagaagggcaagaagcCGGCTGGCCCCGAACCATCAGGGTTGTACATCACTGTTGCAGACTTCTTTCAGAAAA ATTACAATATCCAAGTAGACCATAATATGCCAGTTGTGAATGTGGGATCCATAGCGAAGCCATTATACCTTCCAGTAGAGGTCTGCGAAGTCGAGGCTGGCCAACCAGCAACGGCAAAGCTTTCACCCAACCAGACAAGGGAGATGTTGAAGTTTGCGGTTCGATCCCCAGCACAAAATGCTTCGTCGATTGTTACAAAAGGGCTGGAAACACTGGGACTTGGAGAGCCGGTCAACGCCACTCTG GCAGGATTTGGTATACAAACCAACCCCAGTCTAATCACGGTCCCAGGACGCGTTCTCCCGCCACCCAGTGTGCATTACAGGGATTCCAAGTCATCAAAGGACAAGCGGATTAATACCATTGGTGGCAGTTGGAATATGAAGTCGATCAAATTCTCGACCACCTCTAACCTCCTTAACTGGACTTGGGTCAATATCACACAGGGACATAGGCCAAACTTTGCGGATCAGGGAGAGCTGAACAGGTGTCTTGACAGGTTCACAGCAAAGCTTAAAGAAGTTGGAGTCGGTGCAAACCCTCCACTGCCAGGCACCGAGGTTACACTCAAGCGCGAAACCTATGAGAGGGACATCAACAATGCGATTGGTGACCTGATGAACAAACGTCAACCGAAGTTGATATTGACAATTCTCCCATTTAATGACACCGAAATATACAACTGTGTTAAACAAGCCTGTGATATCCGTCATGGAGTGCGCAATGTCAATGTTCTCGCCGACCGTTTCAAAGGATGCAGCGAGCAATACTTCGCAAATGTCGGCTTGAAATTTAATCTCAAACTCGGTGGTGTGAACCAAGTTGTCAAACCGAACCAGTTGGGAATAATTGGTGAAGGCAAGACAATGCTCCTCGGTATTGATGTCACTCACCCGTCCCCCGGCTCCGCCAAAGGTGCGCCCAGTGTCGCAGCCATGGTTGCCTCTGTCGACTCCTCTCTCGGACAATGGCCAGCAGAAATCCGCATCCAGAATGAAGCTCGCAACGAGATGGTCGACGCTCTCGACTCTATGCTCAAGGAACATCTCCGCCGCTGGGCCAATAGCCACAAAAAAGCATACCCGGAGAACATTATCGTCTACCGCGATGGTGTCTCAGAGGGTCAGTACGACCTTGTTACAAGCAAGGAACTGCCCCTCCTTAAATCCGCCTGCAGGGCAGTTTACCCGGCCGATTTAACAGCAAAAGGTCTGCCTCGATTCTCAATAATAATTGTCGGCAAGCGTCACCATACCCGCTTCTATCCGACCCGCCAGGAGGACGCTGACCGTtccaacaaccccatccaCGGCACAGTCGTCGATCGCGGTGTCACAGAAGCTCGCAACTgggacttcttcctccaggctcATACCGCACTCAAGGGAACTGCGCGCCCAGCACACTATTACACCGTCTGGGACGAaatcttcctcaacctgaaGCCAACCCTTCCCGCGCAAAACACAGCTGACATCCTCGAGGCAATGACCCACCACATGTGCTATCTATTCGGTAGAGCAACCAAGGCCGTCAGCATCTGTCCGCCAGCCTATTACGCCGATCTAGTCTGCACCCGTGCCCGGTGCTACCTAAGTCGTGCGTTTGAACCAGAAACCCCCAGCGGCAGTGTCGTCGGCAGCGAAGACCCCGGCGTCACGGTTGAGAGTTCAGAAGTTTTGATCCATCCAAATGTTAAGGATACGATGTTCTACATCTAG
- a CDS encoding Zn(II)2Cys6 transcription factor (COG:S;~EggNog:ENOG410PKDV;~InterPro:IPR036864,IPR007219,IPR001138;~PFAM:PF00172,PF04082;~TransMembrane:1 (o277-295i);~go_function: GO:0000981 - DNA-binding transcription factor activity, RNA polymerase II-specific [Evidence IEA];~go_function: GO:0003677 - DNA binding [Evidence IEA];~go_function: GO:0008270 - zinc ion binding [Evidence IEA];~go_process: GO:0006351 - transcription, DNA-templated [Evidence IEA];~go_process: GO:0006355 - regulation of transcription, DNA-templated [Evidence IEA]) has product MSPTPPSTTSSSNGPSPEGQYRVVRKRNRVPLSCGPCRHRKLKCNRAHPCENCVKRGDAHSCSYAQTNSRKKNTANQTASSSPDDMQNRIDRLEGLVLSLMTNGSQSEGPTAAMAAISGTGSNAGSGQHVHDLEIDDDVPIQEESDTEQVTKSFGIMKVDNNNKSYYISDAHWASVLSEISEVKNYFTTHKKQYEEHAEKLKATQLPTDVPGSTLLFGAMKVTSRAEIMSSFPSKYTSDMLIARYFNCYDPATHFLHGPTFQAQYNKHWEDPSQTCVAWIGMLFAMMRLSMLSYYREGDEPPEFRGKSLDMAGTFRNLVAMCLTLADYTKPYPNLIECLAFHLHGDYCQTKEADVSVWVLSGVIVRLAMRMGYHRDSKAFPNITPFQGEMRRRVWSFVRQADILFSCQVGLPSMVRMADSDTELPRNLYDDDFDEDCKELPPSRPPSEPTPISYLITKSRLANVLGQAIEQTSSVQNASYDKVMEMDSELRRARDMVPEHLLVRPIDESPLDSLVLILSRFSVMCVYHRAQCMLHRKYLLRARENPRFTHSRRTCVDSAMELLRFQSMIHVETRPTGRLRSRQNRVTSLSSSDFLQAATILCLDLYHGYRLPDTSRASSDTYAWGRERREEILVAVQRSKDIWDELRDETMEAWKASGVLGVMLSGLQRGPEATPLTPAFEPQDEKQSAAMTLGLLSSGMTPIGQGPQFNDVPLKGPETPLPALGGFGAEAAPGASSLFNMFGQMPDMQVNLDWDAWDNYIQGGTLDPSASYWSPMDFQQQNPGPLSPPQLAAVQNSPADRLRTLPRTNNMFLNNGYDNDGPT; this is encoded by the exons ATGAGTCCAACTCCACCGTCTACAACCTCCTCAAGTAATGGACCCTCCCCGGAAGGACAGTATAGGGTTGTCCGGAAACGAAACAGAGTACCTCTCTCATGTGGTCCATGTCGCCATCGAAA GTTAAAATGCAACCGCGCGCATCCCTGCGAGAATTGTGTCAAACGTGGGGATGCTCATTCCTGCTCCTATGCTCAGACAAATTCTCGAAAGAAGAATACTGCGAACCAGACTGCTTCGAGCTCCCCAGATGACATGCAAAATAGAATTGATCGACTAGAGGGCCTAGTATTATCGTTGATGACCAATGGGTCGCAATCTGAAGGCCCTACAGCTGCTATGGCAGCAATATCAGGGACAGGCAGTAACGCAGGGTCCGGTCAGCATGTCCATGACTTGGAAatcgatgatgatgttcctATCCAGGAGGAAAGCGATACCGAGCAGGTGACCAAGTCATTTGGCATTATGAAAGtggacaacaacaacaagtCGTACTATATTAGCGATGCACACTGGGCATCTGTTCTTAGTGAG ATATCGGAAGTCAAGAATTATTTCACCACACACAAAAAGCAATATGAAGAGCATGCCGAGAAGCTTAAGGCAACCCAGCTTCCAACTGACGTTCCTGGGTCTACTTTGCTATTCGGGGCCATGAAAGTAACTAGCAGAGCCGAAATCATGTCTTCATTTCCGTCCAAATACACGTCAGATATGCTCATAGCGCGATATTTCAACTGCTACGACCCCGCAACGC ATTTCCTCCATGGTCCTACTTTCCAGGCGCAA TACAATAAGCATTGGGAGGACCCTTCCCAAACTTGTGTCGCCTGGATCGGAATGCTCTTTGCAATGATGCGGCTCTCTATGTTGTCGTATTATCGCGAGGGTGATGAACCCCCCGAGTTTAGGGGCAAATCACTGGACATGGCCGGCACCTTCCGAAATCTCGTCGCCATGTGTCTCACATTGGCTGACTATACTAAACCGTACCCGAACCTGATAGAGTGCCTAGCCTTTCATCTTCATGGCGATTATTGCCAAACAAAGGAAGCAGATGTTTCGGTTTGGGTTCTAAGCGGTGTTATCGTGCGACTGGCTATGAGAATGGGATACCACCGGGATTCGAAAGCGTTTCCGAATATTACACCATTCCAGGGTGAGATGCGCCGCAGGGTTTGGTCGTTTGTTCGACAAGCCGACATACTATTTTCCTGCCAAGTTGGGTTGCCTAGTATGGTTCGAATGGCAGACAGTGATACCGAGCTTCCACGCAACTTGTATGACGACGACTTCGACGAAGACTGCAAAGAACTTCCCCCATCACGACCTCCCAGTGAACCTACACCGATATCCTACCTTATCACGAAGTCGCGGTTAGCGAATGTCTTGGGCCAGGCTATTGAACAGACCTCTTCTGTCCAGAACGCGTCTTACGATAAAGTAATGGAAATGGATTCAGAACTTCGTCGGGCACGGGATATGGTACCCGAGCATCTTCTTGTGCGCCCCATCGATGAGTCTCCGCTAGATTCTCTCGTGCTCATTTTATCTCGCTTTTCG GTAATGTGTGTTTATCATCGCGCGCAATGTATGCTTCATCGAAAATATCTTCTTAGGGCTCGGGAAAATCCTCGGTTCACACACTCCCGAAGAACTTGCGTTGATTCGGCCATGGAGCTTTTACGGTTCCAGTCAATGATCCATGTGGAAACACGCCCGACGGGCCGATTACGAAGTCGACAGAATCGAGTAACATCACTCAGCTCTAGTGACTTCTTACAAGCTGCAACCATTTTGTGTCTTGATCTCTATCATGGATACCGTCTACCAGACACTTCGAGGGCTTCGTCTGATACTTATGCTTGGGGCAGAGAACGACGGGAAGAGATTCTTGTAGCTGTACAGCGAAGTAAAGATATCTGGGACGAACTGCGTGATGAGACAATGGAGGCATGGAAAGCCAGTGGTGTCCTCGGAGTGATGCTTAGTGGGCTTCAGCGGGGCCCTGAAGCAACTCCTCTAACTCCAGCGTTTGAGCCGCAAGACGAGAAACAAAGCGCCGCCATGACCCTGGGATTGCTTAGCAGTGGAATGACACCTATTGGCCAAGGGCCACAGTTCAATGACGTGCCGTTGAAGGGCCCAGAAACTCCGTTGCCAGCACTCGGTGGGTTTGGTGCAGAGGCAGCTCCGGGTGCTTCGTCTCTTTTTAATATGTTTGGCCAAATGCCTGATATGCAGGTCAATTTGGATTGG GATGCTTGGGATAACTACATCCAAGGCGGGACACTTGACCCGTCGGCCTCATATTGGTCCCCCATGGATTTCCAACAACAGAATCCTGGACCCTTATCCCCGCCACAGCTAGCAGCGGTGCAAAATAGCCCTGCGGATAGACTCCGCACTCTACCCCGGACGAACAACATGTTCCTTAACAACGGGTACGACAACGATGGCCCCACTTAA
- a CDS encoding nucleic acid-binding protein (COG:K;~EggNog:ENOG410PP02;~InterPro:IPR000504,IPR012677,IPR035979;~PFAM:PF00076;~go_function: GO:0003676 - nucleic acid binding [Evidence IEA]), with product MYSLRRAACRLLASPSPIPARSRLTATPNAHNLAIRCRKSSQTRWIGDGVSGHLDSKDTATAQSPTVTATATNITSTDTNDVLAAPDDIAVNEAEKEERRIEPEDGLNTVTTATTRNAPASFANESEAGNTQGPFDVSQIREAAMLEDEAAQRTMTKEERIELMRQSRNEPKETIFIGNLFYDVTAEDLKEQMSKYGVVEGVNIIYDSRGISKGYGYVQFDNTDSADRAIQAMHMRVFEGRRVTLYFAQTNMRTAVKAFAPTNTLYIGNMPFEMTDRDLNELFKDLANVFDVRVTVDRQTGQFRGYVHAEFTDVESAAIGLEQLSRQTLYGRKLKVYYSNNVRKAQRGFFPVGA from the exons AT GTATTCCCTCCGCCGCGCTGCCTGTCGCCTGCTGGCTTCACCATCTCCGATACCTGCTCGATCAAGGCTGACTGCGACACCGAACGCCCACAACCTTGCGATTCGCTGTCGAAAATCTTCACAAACCAGATGGATTGGAGATGGGGTTAGCGGCCACCTGGACTCGAAAGATACAGCCACGGCGCAGTCGCCGACGGTTACCGCGACAGCGACCAATATAACCTCGACCGACACAAACGATGTTCTGGCTGCCCCAGATGATATTGCGGTAAATGAGgccgaaaaagaagaaaggagaATTGAACCAGAAGATGGATTGAATACCGTGACGACAGCGACTACGAGAAACGCCCCGGCGTCTTTCGCGAATGAATCTGAGGCCGGGAATACGCAAGGACCATTTGACGTTTCGCAGATCAGAGAGGCGGCCATGCTAGAAGACGAGGCCGCTCAAAGAACGATGacaaaagaagagaggataGAATTAATGAGACAATCTCGAAACGAGCCGAAGGAAACAATATTCATCGGCAACCTGTTTTATGACGTGACAGCAGAGGATCTCAAGGAGCAGATGTCGAAGTATGGAGTTGTGGAAGGAGTGAACATTATTTACGATAGCCGCGGAATTAGCAAAGG ATATGGCTACGTTCAATTCGATAATACAGATTCGGCAGACCGAGCAATTCAAGCGATGCATATGCGAGTATTCGAAGGGCGCCGGGTGACTCTTTACTTTGCACAAACGAACATGAGGACGGCGGTCAAGGCTTTCGCACCCACAAATACGCTCTATATCGGCAACATGCCCTTCGAAATGACGGACCGTGATCTCAATGAACTCTTCAAGGATCTGGCCAACGTATTTGACGTCCGCGTGACTGTAGACCGCCAGACCGGTCAATTTCGTGGATATGTCCATGCAGAGTTCACAGACGTTGAAAGCGCGGCCATCGGACTCGAACAACTTTCTAGACAGACGCTTTATGGCCGCAAACTCAAGGTCTATTACAGCAACAATGTTCGGAAAGCCCAACGCGGCTTCTTCCCTGTCGGTGCTTGA